One genomic window of Brachionichthys hirsutus isolate HB-005 chromosome 22, CSIRO-AGI_Bhir_v1, whole genome shotgun sequence includes the following:
- the LOC137911081 gene encoding transcriptional regulatory protein AlgP — protein sequence MNAVAMKPAAMKPAAMKPAVIKPAAIKPAAMKPAAMKSAAMKPAAMKPAAMKPAAMKPAAMKAAAMKPAAMKAAAMKPAAMKPAAMKAAAMKPAAMKPAAMKPAAMKPAAMKPAAMKPAAMKAAAMKPAAMKAAAMKPAAMKPAAMKPAAMKPAAMKPAAMKPAAMKPAAMKPAAMKPAAMKPAAMKPAAMKPAAMKPAAMKPAAMKPAAMKPAAMKPAAMKPVESLQ from the coding sequence ATGAACGCCGTTGCTATGAAGCCTGCTGCTATGAAGCCTGCTGCTATGAAGCCTGCTGTTATAAAGCCTGCTGCTATAAAGCCTGCTGCTATGAAGCCTGCTGCTATGAAGTCCGCTGCTATGAAGCCCGCTGCTATGAAACCCGCTGCTATGAAGCCTGCTGCTATGAAGCCCGCTGCTATGAAGGCCGCTGCTATGAAGCCTGCTGCTATGAAGGCCGCTGCTATGAAGCCTGCTGCTATGAAGCCCGCTGCTATGAAGGCCGCTGCTATGAAGCCTGCTGCTATGAAGCCTGCTGCTATGAAGCCTGCTGCTATGAAGCCTGCTGCTATGAAGCCCGCTGCTATGAAGCCCGCTGCTATGAAGGCCGCTGCTATGAAGCCTGCTGCTATGAAGGCCGCTGCTATGAAGCCCGCTGCTATGAAGCCTGCTGCTATGAAGCCTGCTGCTATGAAGCCCGCTGCTATGAAGCCCGCTGCTATGAAGCCTGCTGCTATGAAGCCTGCTGCTATGAAGCCTGCTGCTATGAAACCTGCTGCTATGAAGCCTGCTGCTATGAAGCCTGCTGCTATGAAGCCTGCTGCTATGAAGCCTGCTGCTATGAAGCCTGCTGCGATGAAGCCTGCTGCTATGAAGCCCGCTGCTATGAAGCCTGCTGCTATGAAGCCTGTGGAGTCCTTACAGTAA